A region of the Mesoterricola sediminis genome:
CCAGACCGGGGACCTGGCCCGGGACACCCAGAGCGAGTTCAAGACCCAGGTCCAGGAATTCAAGGACATCCTCCTGCGGGGCCACGACCCCGCCCTCCTGGGCAAGTACCGCGCGGCCTTCGCCCGGGCCGAGACGGAGGTGCAGGCCAACCTCGACAAGCTGGCCGAGGCCCTGCCGGCGGCGGGCCTGGACCCGGCCCTGGCCCGCCGGGCCCAGGCCGAGCACCGGGACCTCGGGGAGCGCTACCGCGCGGGGCTCGCGGCCTTCCGGCCCGACCAGCCCGGGTCCTACCGGTCCGTGGACGCCGCCCTCCGGGGGGTGGACCGCCCCATGGCCGCGGCCCTGGGGGAGCTGGCCGAACAGATCATCGCCCGGACCCAGGCCCTGCGGACCCAGGCGGCCCAGTCCCTGGAGGCCGAACGGCGGGCCCTGCTCCTGCAGCAGACCGCTCTCCTGCTGATCGGCCTCCTCGCCGCCCTGGCCTTCACCCGGTCCCTCGTCCAGGGGATCCTCCGTCCCCTGGACGCCGCGGGTGCCTGCGTCCGCCGCATGGCCGGCGGCGACTTCAGCCACGCCGTGCCCGTGGCCGGCCAGGACGAGTTCGCCGAGATGGCCGCCCACCTCAACGGCCTGGCCGGGGCCCTCCGCACCATCTTCCGGGACCTGGGCGAGGCCAGCGCCCGGGTGGCCTCCGGCTCCACGGAGCTGAGCGCCACCGCCGCCGAAATGGCCCGGGCGGCGGCGGAGATCGCGGCCTTCGCGGACGGCCAGCGAGCCGCGGGGGAACAGACCGCCACCTCGGTGCTGGCCTTCGCGGACTCCATCCGGGACGTGGCGGGCAACGCCCGCGCCAACAGCGCCTCGGCGGAGGCCATGGTGGCCGCCGTGGCGGAGGGGGTGGCCCAGGGCCGGGAGGCCGGCGAGGCCATCGAGGAAATCCGGCAGACGAATCAGCGGATGGTCCGGGCCGTCCAGGTCATCCAGGACCTGGCCCGCCAGACCAACCTCCTCTCCCTCAACGCCGCCATCGAGGCCGCCAAGGCCGGGGTCCACGGCCGGGGCTTCTCCGTGGTCGCCGAGGAGGTGCGCAAGCTGGCCGAGAAGAGCGCCTCGGCCGCCCGGGAGATCGCGGGCCTCATCCAGGCCTCCGAGGCGGCCATGGCCCGGGGCCTGGCCACGACGGGGCGATCCGGCGCGGCCCTGGAGAGCCTCCAGGGGAACATCCACGCCGTGGCGCGCTCGGCCCGGGAGATCGGCGCCGCCACCGACGCCCAGGGCCGCACCTGCGATGACGTCGCCCGCCAGGTGGAGACCGCCGCCGCCGGGACGGAGCGCAGCGCCGCCGCCTCCCAGGAGCTGGCCGCGACCGTGGAGGAAGTGAACCGCACCGCGGAATTCCTGGCCTCCGTGGCCGACCAGGTCGCGGCGTCCATCGGCCGGTTCAAGATCGCCTGAACTGGGCGTATGATGGTTTTCCCCCTCAAGCCCCAGGAGTTCTGATGGACGCCCTAGAAGCCCTCAACACCCGACGGAGCATCCGCGCCTTCACCCCCCGTCCCGTGAGCCTGGACGTCGTGCGCGAACTCATCAGGGCGGCCATGCACGCGCCCTCCGCGGGGAACGAGCAGCCCTGGCACTTCCTCATCCTCACCGACCGCGAGATCCTGGACCGGATCCCCGACTTCCACCCCTACGCGGGCATGCTGGCCGAATCCCCCGTGGCCGTCCTCGTCTGCGGCGACCACCGCCAGGAGAAGCACCCCGGCATGTGGGTGCAGGACTGCGCCGCCGCCACCCAGAACCTCCTGCTCGCCGCCCACGCCAAGGGCCTCGGCGCCGTCTGGGTCGGCATCCACCCCCGCGAGGACCGCATCGAGGCCCTGCGCGGCCTCATCGAACTGCCCCCCGACGTGATCCCCTTCGCCCTCGTCCCCATCGGCCACCCCGCCGAGACGCCCGAAAGCGAGGACCGCTACCGCCCCGAACTGATCCACCTCAACACCTGGTAGGACCCGGCCCGCCCGGTGCGGGCCCAGCCTGGACGGGCCGATGGATGCCGAGGCATCCATCGGCCCGTTCCCGGTGGGATGGGCCCGGTCCGAGGGGGTCAGGCCTTCCAGCCCTGGAGGACGCGCATGTAGTTGGCGCGCTCGAAGGCCTGGGGGTTGGGGCACTTCACGAGGCTCATGCTGCCCCGCATCTGGTCCAGGCTTTCGTACTCGTGCTCCTCCATCCAGGCGGCCAGGCCGTCCCGCACCTCGGTGAGGCGCTCGGGGCCGTGCTTGAGGAGGGCGGAGACCATCTGGATCCCGGTGGCGCCGGCCATGGTGGCCTTCACCGCGTCCTCGGGGGTGTGGACGCCGCCGGTGACCGCCATGGGCACGCCCACGTGGCTCCAGAGGATGGCCAGCCAGCGCAGGCGCATGCGCAGGGTGGAGCTGGAGCTGAGCTGGAGGGCCGGGGTGACCTCCAGGTTCTCGATGTCCAGGTCGGGCTGGTAGAAGCGGTTGAAGAGGACGATGGCGTCGGCCCCGGCCCCCTCCAGGACCTTGGCGTAGTGCGCCAGGGAGCTGAAGAAGGGAGAGAGCTTCACCGCCACGGGGATGGTCACGCTCGACTTCACGGTGCGCACGATCTCCAGGGTCCGGCGCTCCACCAGGTCCGAGGTCTCCAGCGGGTTGGTGGCCAGGTAGTAGATGTTGAGCTCCAGGGCGTCGGCCCCGGCGTCCTGCATCTTCCGGGCGTAGTCCAGCCAGCCGCTGTTGGTGATGCCGTTGAGGGAGGCGATGACCGGGACGCGGACCGCGGCCTTCACCCGCTGCAGCTGCGTCAGGTAGCTCTCGGGGCCCAGGGTCATCTCGTCGAAGCGGGGGAAGTAGCTGGTGGCCTCCGCGAAGGTCTCGGCGTGGGCGGCCAGGTCGTAGAGGGTGCCCGACTCCTCCCGGGTGATCTGCTCCTCGAACAGGGAGGGGAGGGTGATGGCGGCGGCGCCGGCGTCCTCCAGGCGGCGGACGGCATCCAGGTCGGCACCCAGCGGCGAAGCGCCGGCCATGACCGGATGCTCGAGCGGGAGGCCAAGGTAGGTGGTCTTCAGGTTCATGACGACTCCTTCATTGGGGCTGGACTGGTCACCATTGGAACACCCCTCAACGGGAACCGCCACCCTTCCGTTCGATTTCCCGAACGAAAGGGTGGCGGCGCGGCGGCCCGAAGGCCTGGACGTTATTCGGCGGTCTTGACCGGCAT
Encoded here:
- a CDS encoding methyl-accepting chemotaxis protein: MAGGFLSRLRVGVRLHLLAGLLLLLAALLWLGGLVALGRTRTTALAALDATRRIAQTGDLARDTQSEFKTQVQEFKDILLRGHDPALLGKYRAAFARAETEVQANLDKLAEALPAAGLDPALARRAQAEHRDLGERYRAGLAAFRPDQPGSYRSVDAALRGVDRPMAAALGELAEQIIARTQALRTQAAQSLEAERRALLLQQTALLLIGLLAALAFTRSLVQGILRPLDAAGACVRRMAGGDFSHAVPVAGQDEFAEMAAHLNGLAGALRTIFRDLGEASARVASGSTELSATAAEMARAAAEIAAFADGQRAAGEQTATSVLAFADSIRDVAGNARANSASAEAMVAAVAEGVAQGREAGEAIEEIRQTNQRMVRAVQVIQDLARQTNLLSLNAAIEAAKAGVHGRGFSVVAEEVRKLAEKSASAAREIAGLIQASEAAMARGLATTGRSGAALESLQGNIHAVARSAREIGAATDAQGRTCDDVARQVETAAAGTERSAAASQELAATVEEVNRTAEFLASVADQVAASIGRFKIA
- a CDS encoding dihydroorotate dehydrogenase-like protein → MNLKTTYLGLPLEHPVMAGASPLGADLDAVRRLEDAGAAAITLPSLFEEQITREESGTLYDLAAHAETFAEATSYFPRFDEMTLGPESYLTQLQRVKAAVRVPVIASLNGITNSGWLDYARKMQDAGADALELNIYYLATNPLETSDLVERRTLEIVRTVKSSVTIPVAVKLSPFFSSLAHYAKVLEGAGADAIVLFNRFYQPDLDIENLEVTPALQLSSSSTLRMRLRWLAILWSHVGVPMAVTGGVHTPEDAVKATMAGATGIQMVSALLKHGPERLTEVRDGLAAWMEEHEYESLDQMRGSMSLVKCPNPQAFERANYMRVLQGWKA
- a CDS encoding nitroreductase family protein; this translates as MDALEALNTRRSIRAFTPRPVSLDVVRELIRAAMHAPSAGNEQPWHFLILTDREILDRIPDFHPYAGMLAESPVAVLVCGDHRQEKHPGMWVQDCAAATQNLLLAAHAKGLGAVWVGIHPREDRIEALRGLIELPPDVIPFALVPIGHPAETPESEDRYRPELIHLNTW